The Armatimonadota bacterium genome includes a window with the following:
- a CDS encoding ABC transporter ATP-binding protein — protein ADVIVVSETPFGLGNLSNLRQAAQALDQGKRLAVIGRSDAYSERDFANGEVESLLRGLLDRGAASLESPDALHDWVAE, from the coding sequence GCCGATGTCATAGTGGTGTCGGAGACGCCCTTCGGGTTGGGCAATCTCTCCAACCTGCGTCAGGCCGCGCAAGCTCTCGATCAGGGCAAGAGGCTTGCGGTGATAGGAAGGTCGGATGCCTATTCGGAGAGGGATTTCGCGAACGGCGAGGTGGAGAGTCTGCTGAGGGGTCTGTTGGATCGAGGGGCCGCGTCGCTCGAGTCGCCCGACGCGCTTCATGACTGGGTTGCGGAATGA